From Juglans regia cultivar Chandler chromosome 6, Walnut 2.0, whole genome shotgun sequence, the proteins below share one genomic window:
- the LOC118348718 gene encoding NAD-dependent malic enzyme 62 kDa isoform, mitochondrial-like, whose product MLPKRKVLPVMIDVGTNTEKLLKDPLYLGLQEHRLDGDEYVAVIDEFMNAVFTRWPNVIVQFLLVGCALYFLFILFSAIFFNYMKSFPASIVRRK is encoded by the exons ATGCTCCCAAAAAGAAAG GTACTTCCTGTGATGATTGATGTTGGAACTAATACTGAGAAGCTGCTAAAAGACCCATTGT ATTTGGGTCTTCAAGAACATCGTCTTGATGGTGATGAGTATGTTGCTGTCATCGATGAATTCATGAATGCAGTTTTTACTCGTTGGCCAAATGTGATTGTGCAGTTTTTACTCGTTGGATGtgcattgtattttttattcattctgttttctgcaattttttttaattacatgaaATCATTTCCGGCGAGTATAGttcgccggaaataa
- the LOC108983640 gene encoding UDP-glycosyltransferase 73C3-like isoform X1 — translation MAPQYSGADHQLHFVMIPLMCPGHIIPMADMARLLAQRGVIITITTTTLNAIRIKPIISRAIESGLPIRIVQLQLQLHEVGLPEGCESIDTIPSRGLFGNFFAAVNKLQQPLEELLEDMEPTPSCILADKNLPWIVDVAGKFNIPRLLFDGTGCFNLLCCHCLHTSQVHMSASDSEPFVVPGLPERIELTKAQLPSGLNPSMQDFKDLHAKIRASEEGAYGIVINSFEELESAYVKEYCKAKGDNKVWCIGPVSLSNKTDLEKAQRGNKSSIDKNKCLKWLDSWPDNSVVYACLGTLCRLTPLQLIELGLGLEACNRPFLWVIRGDNGKEELEKWILENGFEERTNGRGLLIRGWAPQVLILSHPAIGGFLTHCGWNSTLEAICAGVPMVTWPLFADQFFNEKLVVQVLKIGERVGNEIAVPVGEDGKSGVLVKREKVREAIQKIMTEGKDREERRERVRKLAEKAREATEKGGSSFLNITLLIEDIRKLGMGIQA, via the coding sequence ATGGCACCACAATATTCAGGCGCCGACCACCAGCTTCACTTTGTGATGATACCGTTGATGTGTCCGGGACACATTATTCCCATGGCTGATATGGCTAGGCTGCTGGCACAACGTGGTGTTATAATCACCATTACCACGACAACCTTAAATGCCATCCGAATCAAGCCGATCATCAGCCGTGCCATTGAATCTGGGCTCCCAATCCGAATTGTCCAGCTCCAATTGCAACTCCATGAGGTGGGCTTGCCAGAGGGATGTGAAAGTATCGATACAATCCCTTCACGCGGCTTGTTTGGGAACTTCTTTGCTGCTGTTAATAAGCTGCAACAACCACTGGAAGAATTACTTGAAGACATGGAACCGACTCCGAGTTGCATATTGGCCGACAAGAATCTTCCCTGGATAGTTGATGTTGCTGGAAAGTTTAACATACCAAGACTTTTATTTGATGGCACAGGTTGTTTCAATCTCTTATGCTGTCATTGTTTGCACACATCTCAGGTCCACATGAGTGCCTCCGATTCAGAGCCCTTTGTAGTGCCAGGTTTACCTGAAAGAATTGAGTTAACTAAAGCACAACTACCATCGGGCTTGAATCCCTCCATGCAAGATTTTAAAGATCTTCATGCAAAGATAAGAGCATCTGAAGAAGGAGCTTATGGAATAGTGATCAATAGTTTTGAAGAGTTGGAATCAGCATATGTTAAGGAGTATTGCAAGGCAAAAGGAGATAATAAAGTTTGGTGTATTGGCCCGGTTTCACTATCCAACAAGACGGACTTGGAGAAGGCTCAAAGAGGTAACAAGTCCTCCATTGACAAAAACAAGTGCTTGAAGTGGCTTGATTCGTGGCCTGACAACTCTGTTGTTTATGCTTGTCTAGGAACCCTTTGCCGCCTCACACCATTACAACTAATAGAGCTTGGTCTAGGCTTGGAAGCTTGCAACAGGCCATTTCTTTGGGTTATTAGAGGAGATAATGGAAAAGAAGAGTTGGAGAAGTGGATATTAGAGAATGGTTTTGAAGAGAGAACAAACGGGAGAGGCCTCTTGATTCGGGGCTGGGCTCCTCAAGTATTGATTTTGTCACACCCTGCAATCGGAGGGTTTTTGACCCATTGCGGCTGGAACTCAACGCTAGAAGCGATTTGTGCTGGCGTGCCAATGGTGACATGGCCTCTTTTTGCTGACCAGTTTTTTAATGAGAAGTTGGTTGTGCAAGTTTTGAAGATTGGTGAGAGAGTAGGGAATGAGATAGCTGTCCCCGTGGGGGAGGATGGGAAATCTGGAGTCTTGGTGAAGAGGGAGAAAGTTAGGGAAGCTATACAAAAGATAATGACTGAAGGAAAAGATagggaagagagaagagaacgAGTAAGAAAGCTTGCAGAGAAGGCAAGGGAGGCAACAGAAAAGGGCGGATCTTCATTCCTTAACATTACATTGTTAATCGAAGATATAAGGAAATTAGGCATGGGCATTCAAGCTTAA
- the LOC108983640 gene encoding UDP-glycosyltransferase 73E1-like isoform X2 yields the protein MAPQYSGADHQLHFVMIPLMCPGHIIPMADMARLLAQRGVIITITTTTLNAIRIKPIISRAIESGLPIRIVQLQLQLHEVGLPEGCESIDTIPSRGLFGNFFAAVNKLQQPLEELLEDMEPTPSCILADKNLPWIVDVAGKFNIPRLLFDGTGCFNLLCCHCLHTSQVHMSASDSEPFVVPGLPERIELTKAQLPSGLNPSMQDFKDLHAKIRASEEGAYGIVINSFEELESAYVKEYCKAKGDNKVWCIGPVSLSNKTDLEKAQRGTLCRLTPLQLIELGLGLEACNRPFLWVIRGDNGKEELEKWILENGFEERTNGRGLLIRGWAPQVLILSHPAIGGFLTHCGWNSTLEAICAGVPMVTWPLFADQFFNEKLVVQVLKIGERVGNEIAVPVGEDGKSGVLVKREKVREAIQKIMTEGKDREERRERVRKLAEKAREATEKGGSSFLNITLLIEDIRKLGMGIQA from the exons ATGGCACCACAATATTCAGGCGCCGACCACCAGCTTCACTTTGTGATGATACCGTTGATGTGTCCGGGACACATTATTCCCATGGCTGATATGGCTAGGCTGCTGGCACAACGTGGTGTTATAATCACCATTACCACGACAACCTTAAATGCCATCCGAATCAAGCCGATCATCAGCCGTGCCATTGAATCTGGGCTCCCAATCCGAATTGTCCAGCTCCAATTGCAACTCCATGAGGTGGGCTTGCCAGAGGGATGTGAAAGTATCGATACAATCCCTTCACGCGGCTTGTTTGGGAACTTCTTTGCTGCTGTTAATAAGCTGCAACAACCACTGGAAGAATTACTTGAAGACATGGAACCGACTCCGAGTTGCATATTGGCCGACAAGAATCTTCCCTGGATAGTTGATGTTGCTGGAAAGTTTAACATACCAAGACTTTTATTTGATGGCACAGGTTGTTTCAATCTCTTATGCTGTCATTGTTTGCACACATCTCAGGTCCACATGAGTGCCTCCGATTCAGAGCCCTTTGTAGTGCCAGGTTTACCTGAAAGAATTGAGTTAACTAAAGCACAACTACCATCGGGCTTGAATCCCTCCATGCAAGATTTTAAAGATCTTCATGCAAAGATAAGAGCATCTGAAGAAGGAGCTTATGGAATAGTGATCAATAGTTTTGAAGAGTTGGAATCAGCATATGTTAAGGAGTATTGCAAGGCAAAAGGAGATAATAAAGTTTGGTGTATTGGCCCGGTTTCACTATCCAACAAGACGGACTTGGAGAAGGCTCAAAGAG GAACCCTTTGCCGCCTCACACCATTACAACTAATAGAGCTTGGTCTAGGCTTGGAAGCTTGCAACAGGCCATTTCTTTGGGTTATTAGAGGAGATAATGGAAAAGAAGAGTTGGAGAAGTGGATATTAGAGAATGGTTTTGAAGAGAGAACAAACGGGAGAGGCCTCTTGATTCGGGGCTGGGCTCCTCAAGTATTGATTTTGTCACACCCTGCAATCGGAGGGTTTTTGACCCATTGCGGCTGGAACTCAACGCTAGAAGCGATTTGTGCTGGCGTGCCAATGGTGACATGGCCTCTTTTTGCTGACCAGTTTTTTAATGAGAAGTTGGTTGTGCAAGTTTTGAAGATTGGTGAGAGAGTAGGGAATGAGATAGCTGTCCCCGTGGGGGAGGATGGGAAATCTGGAGTCTTGGTGAAGAGGGAGAAAGTTAGGGAAGCTATACAAAAGATAATGACTGAAGGAAAAGATagggaagagagaagagaacgAGTAAGAAAGCTTGCAGAGAAGGCAAGGGAGGCAACAGAAAAGGGCGGATCTTCATTCCTTAACATTACATTGTTAATCGAAGATATAAGGAAATTAGGCATGGGCATTCAAGCTTAA